ACCTATATCCGGATCTTTGCAGGGGACATGGAAGAGGATCTGGTATACAAGCAGGTGAAAAATCGGCTGGAGAATCAGAATCCTGATATCCGTATGCTGGTCAATGCAGCAGGATTCGGAAAGACCGGGACAGTAGAGGAGATTGCAAAGGAAGACAAGAAACTTCAGCTCCGCATGATCGACCTGAATTGCCGGGGACTGACCGAGATGACCTGTACCTGTTTGCCCTGGATGCATAAAGGAACCAGGATCATCAACCTGGCAAGCGCAGCAGCTTTTTGCCCGCAGGCAAAATTCGCAGTTTATGCAGCGACGAAGTCGTATGTACTGAGCTTTTCAAGGAGCCTTGCAGCTGAACTTAAGGAAAAAGGAATCTTCGTCACAGCGGTCTGCCCGGGACCTGTGGACACCCCGTTTTTTGAAGTGTCAGGGAAGTTGCCCGGTGGCATGAAAGAGGCTGTGATGGCAGATCCGGTACAGGTTGTAAAGCAGGCGCTCATTGATGCCAAATATAAAAAAGAGGTTTCTGTATATGGCATGGCAATGAAAGGGGCAGAAGCTGCTACCAAAGTACTTCCGCACGGAATGATCTTAAAAGCCATGTCAGTGATGGAGAAAATAACGAAGGAGTAAGCGAAAGACAAGATGAAGATACAAAAAGGAGATGCAGGTTATCTGCGCAGAAGAAAACGATTATTGATACTGGAAGCTGTTGTCTCTTTTGGACTGGTTGCCGCACTGGTGATCGCCGGTTATGTGACAACAAAGACAAAGCTCAATCTGCTCACTGTAGTAGCGGTACTCGGATGTCTTCCGGCAAGCCGGATCCTGGTCAATCTGATCATGGTCATGCCGCACGATTCCATCGATGAGGCAACTGAGCTTGAAATCTCGGCTGTTACCGAAGAACTTACCGTTGCATACGATCTTGTGATCACCAGTGAGAAAAAGGCAATGCCGGTAGCAGCTGTTGCAATTTATAACAATACGATCTGTGGCTATGTGCCGGTGAAAAAAGTGGATGTGGACTATGCCGCAAAGCATATCAAATCCATTATGAAGCAAAACCAGTTCGACAAGGTGGTGGTCAAGCTTT
The sequence above is drawn from the Coprococcus comes ATCC 27758 genome and encodes:
- a CDS encoding SDR family NAD(P)-dependent oxidoreductase, coding for MKIAIVTGASSGMGKEFVRQIERFYKELDEIWVIARSEKKLEEIKKSHKTYIRIFAGDMEEDLVYKQVKNRLENQNPDIRMLVNAAGFGKTGTVEEIAKEDKKLQLRMIDLNCRGLTEMTCTCLPWMHKGTRIINLASAAAFCPQAKFAVYAATKSYVLSFSRSLAAELKEKGIFVTAVCPGPVDTPFFEVSGKLPGGMKEAVMADPVQVVKQALIDAKYKKEVSVYGMAMKGAEAATKVLPHGMILKAMSVMEKITKE